One Pseudomonadota bacterium DNA window includes the following coding sequences:
- a CDS encoding membrane dipeptidase: MRQHTGLLYWGIRAILLLLIVAVSFVHFFLPGLVERSMNVVAPVDAATVRPDAQALHDSLFIADLHSDSMLWKRNFLKRSNTGHMDLPRLQEGNVALQVFSATTKSPRGLNYDRNLASSSDDVTRLAVLSFWPPRTWDSLFERARYQLEKLERYAKNSNGELMVIRTRGELSAFIEKRKQDPRLTAGLFLIEGAHPLEGDIDSLDRLFDEGLRVAGLTHFFDNELGGSLHGISGEGLTPFGIRVIQRAEKLGMIVDIAHSSPAMVEDVLANFNGPLMLSHGGMKGHCDRNRNLDDKLMRRFAQKGGLLGVGYWDGAICNRSPAGVAQAIRYAVDALGIEHVALGSDYDGTVVTGFDTSQLVLLTQALMDAQFTESEIRAVMGENVKRFFLTHLPE; this comes from the coding sequence AACACACCGGCCTGCTGTACTGGGGCATTCGCGCGATCCTCCTATTGCTGATTGTGGCCGTTTCGTTTGTGCATTTTTTCCTGCCGGGCCTAGTAGAGCGGTCGATGAACGTCGTGGCACCGGTCGATGCGGCGACCGTCAGGCCTGATGCCCAAGCACTGCACGATTCGCTGTTTATCGCCGATTTGCATAGCGACTCGATGCTGTGGAAGCGCAACTTCCTGAAACGCAGCAATACCGGCCATATGGATTTACCGCGACTCCAAGAAGGCAACGTGGCACTACAGGTGTTCTCGGCCACCACAAAATCACCACGCGGGCTGAACTACGATCGCAACCTGGCCTCGAGCTCGGACGACGTAACCCGGTTGGCAGTGCTGAGCTTTTGGCCACCGCGCACCTGGGACAGTCTGTTTGAGCGAGCGCGCTACCAGCTCGAAAAACTGGAGCGCTATGCCAAGAACAGCAATGGCGAGTTGATGGTGATCCGAACACGCGGAGAACTTAGCGCGTTCATCGAAAAGCGTAAGCAAGATCCTCGTCTGACCGCCGGACTTTTTTTAATCGAGGGTGCGCACCCTCTGGAGGGCGATATCGATTCGCTCGACCGCTTGTTTGATGAAGGTCTGCGCGTTGCCGGATTAACGCATTTTTTTGACAACGAACTCGGTGGTTCACTGCACGGCATTTCAGGTGAGGGTTTGACCCCGTTCGGCATTCGCGTGATTCAGCGTGCGGAGAAACTCGGCATGATCGTGGATATTGCCCATAGTTCGCCTGCCATGGTTGAGGATGTACTGGCCAATTTCAATGGCCCGCTTATGCTATCCCACGGCGGTATGAAGGGACATTGCGATCGCAACCGAAATCTTGACGACAAACTCATGAGGCGATTCGCCCAAAAAGGTGGATTGCTCGGCGTGGGCTATTGGGATGGGGCGATTTGCAACCGTTCGCCCGCAGGGGTTGCTCAGGCTATTCGATACGCGGTTGATGCACTCGGCATCGAGCACGTCGCGCTAGGTTCAGACTATGACGGCACCGTGGTGACGGGGTTTGACACGTCGCAGCTGGTGCTACTTACTCAGGCGTTAATGGACGCACAATTTACCGAGAGTGAGATTCGGGCAGTGATGGGTGAAAACGTGAAGCGGTTTTTTCTCACGCATCTTCCAGAGTGA